The DNA sequence atgtaaaattgtaataacatttcataaaattattgtatttttttatcaatcatATAACATTGATGAGCATAACagactaaaacattaaaaaatcttaccaactcaAACTTTTGAAGAAATATGATTTTTGACCACATAATGGAGTAATTACAGGAGCTTCTGCTCATGCTGGCCAACCAAACGCAACTTACAGTACTTTTAGTTTTTAGATTGTGCCACCTAATGTCCAAAAATCGTAATCTGCTGAGAAGACCGTTTTAAAGACTTCTTCTGTCACGTTTTCTCTCCAGCCTGGTGTCTGCGGAACGAGGGAGTGAGCTCGGTACTATTAGGAACTTCAAATGCAGAGCAGCTAACTGAAAACCTAGGAGCCATACAGGTGAGGAAATGAATCTGTTGACTTTCTATGCATCTATTCATTTCCAGAAGTTCCCTGACTAATTTTTTTGCACATTCAGGTTCTTCCAAAGATGACATCCCACGTGGTCTCAGACATTGATCATATACTTGGGAATAGGCCATACAGTAAGAAGGACTATCGGTCCTAGAGGCTCTGGACACAGGCTCATGGTGAAGAGAGATCCATGTGTAGCAGTGTCCGTGCCCTAGTAGTTCCTGCTCCAAATCTGTTTTCATCATCGGTATGACCTCTCTCTGAATCCTTGGAGTGCTCTCCTCCATAACATGTACCTGCATCCCCTCTGTTTCTGCAAGTGTGCCTTTGCACCCAAGGATCCCCTCGATTGGTGTCTAGGTGTCCCCTTGTAATGGCACCTTGCAGGAGATCTTCACTCACAAATGTGATCTATGAACCTTATGAACACCCATGCTTGGCCTCTGCTCTGAAAACCATCAGCCACTGGGATGTCTGGCTGTATTAGCACACAGAGTGGAGGAACAGCGCATGTGGCCCTCTTGTGTTCAAACGCAGCAACTGCAATCCTGTTTCACAGACTGTAGAATAGGAGACTCAGTGAAACAATGTGCATTTACAAAGATTCAAGCTGTTTTGCCTGTGCAAGAATGCCTGTATTGATATTTTATGAgggatattttaaagaaattatgcgTGTAAACTTTGCTTTATAATGTGAGCCACAGGTacatgtggtagaaaaaaaaataaatgcacacatcTAACCTATAAGAAACTACTTGAATGAGGGTAGCATAAATCTATAAATACATGCTTGATGATCATGCAACTGTATTATAAACAGACTTTAATCCACACTGTAGTATAAATATACACTATTACAGTTGATATGACATGCATATAGTATATTATGCCACCTGCATTTGTGGTAATGTTTGattataaattctttttttttttttttttcttagtaacagTATAAAAGATATTCAGAGGATAACAACTTAAAGCGACACCCTTGtggaaaagaagtgtgcttaattatATTGAATACACACCTTTAGTGTACTTCAAATTtggaaagtatattttttaaaaactgttcttCTGGATGACATATTATCAATGAAGGACACGTGactgtaatcaaataaatgacacTTTCATGACCATGTTTCTTAATACACTTAATAGGACTTTTAAGATGAAAAGATTTACCTCAAAGTACgctttaaataatttagttttaataatatgTTGTTGTGCTTTGTAcaattattttgatgtgttgagtATCATATTATAGCACATGTAAAgaacttgattataattttaactgtagtgtgttatttatAGTATGTAGTTTGTTATTCCTTTTAAagttactatattttaaatgtactgtactgAATTGCAGCTttgtcattacaaatgtgtaattacataaacatttaaatacattatatataggtttcaatagaaatgacaaGAAAGTACATTTTAGTTTACCATTAATTCTTGTCAGTACATTTGGCAGTACAGCAGATTTCAAAGACGAAATAAAAATTATGAGATTACAAATAAACATGTACTAAAGTCATGTTTAAGTGGATCAAACAACTCTCTAAAGTTTGGCtgactgcatttaatataaatttaaacaataaaacattttcatgtaattgtaattaacatgcaattaggtgtccaaaaatattaaattcagtttacacttaaagggatacccccctccccaaaatgaaaattttgtcattaatcacttacccccatgtcattccaaacccgtaaaagctttgtttgtcttcggaacacaggttaatatattttggatgaaaaacaGGAGACTTGTGACTGCCCCATAGACTGCttagtaaaatacactgtcaaggtccagagaaATATGAAAAGCATCGCATCCACAGTTTTTTTGTGATGCGGTCACATTTTCCTGACCAATAAAAATTGATCATGActaaaaaaatttacaattttattcagTCAAACTGACTGGATATATTGGTAGTGCAATACTATTATTTGAAATCTGAAGTGCAGCACGTAAGTTAAAATGCAATCAGACTTAGggtgacagcagcctaatataGGGTGAATAAAGAGCACTTCAAGAAGGTGACCCTATTTATAGGGGCATTCCAAATGGAATTGAATCCATTCACTAAGGTCCCTTCCACAAGTCCATACATTTTATGGATTATGGTCATGTGACGCAGGGTGGTGAGTCTTCATGATTCATTTCAAAGGTAGCTGTGGAGTCTGAGTTCATGTATAattcaataacaattaaatagtTTTATCGTAAACTTTTGTTGTACacaaatgtaatactttttttggcaagaatttcattttatgttttttaattagtttaagaGGAAAGACATGTGTTTAATAGTCGATACCATTAGGTAAATGTGATTACCTGAAGGATCCAAAGAAGAGGTGGCAagtttaataaagtatattaaattaacatactcaaagaaaacatattttgaaaactctaaaatgtgtatttacttgcaataattatattaacagcaataataataaattctagtTGTAAGAACAGCTGATGGGGTGATGGATGATGTGCTGCATTATCATGGGGTAATTCCACGTGAAGATGAAGAGCTTATGAGGAAATTAAATTTTTCATTATCCTTTTTCCAAGTGCATGGCAAACGGCTTAGGACTACATAGGGATGCTCACTTCCGATTAAAGTTCAAGCCCAAGATTGCTGCAaggatgaaatatttttttaggacGCAAACTGaaaataagttaacattttagCACTTCCACTGCGCGAATAgaatgggtttttggttaaatgccttaAAGGGGACATTGGATGCAAAATTAACTTTTACATAGTGTTTGAACTTTAATGTGTCTTGGAAGTGTATacacaaccagcctataatgataaaaatccacccagtttttttttaatccccacAAACCATAAGCACTTTCTCAGAACAAGAATCTGGGCAAAGTGACATCACACTGCACAGACCCCTCCAATGACTGTTGACGGACACTGCCATTTTAGCATAGCTGTCAACAGTCCAAGTGTAGACAAAAATGACTCTAAGCAAttgagctgttttttttgttgaatgTATTAATGAACAGGAATTTACCCCCGGCATATGAGCCGCTGAAGATGCAGTGGATAACCTTTGTTTTTCAAGTGAATGCACCCCCTTATCTACCTAAAAAAGGGTGTCTTACACGACCActgaggaattttaaccaaaaAATGTTGCAGGCAGTACATGAAGACCAACTTGTGGAAATTAGCCTTCAATTGTACCCTATGTGGTCAACACAAGCTATGTTTAAGTTTTATTCAAggaaataaaatacatcagtaatagaaccttgtgataaaaaaaaaaaaagaaaagcttttaTTCATCTTGAAAAAGGTGGTTTCTGACGAGTGGCTAAATGAGACTACAGAGGATGTCGAGGATTAAACAAATCAGGTGAACTTATTAGATTGCTTTTACAACCTCATTGTGTTTCTTATAATGCTCTTGTAAACTATCCTAACCCAAACTTTCAGGGTAAATCTTTTTTAAAGACTGAAAAGTTGTCAAGCTTAATAGTGGTGACAGTAAAGTCATGTGACGGTGATGTGGTTTGTTTATCGCCTATAGCTTTTTACTTCTGGCGATTGTATTTAGGTTTAAAAATTCATAAAAGCTGTGTTCATCTTTGAAGATTACCATGATGAAAAAAACACAGAAGATTCATACATTTCTGTTGGTGACAAATctaattttctgcaataatccaaaagccaataGAAAAAACATACTGAGGGAACCAGGATGATGCTAacaaaaatatgtcatttatGGAGTCCTCTGTACATACTGTCACTAATGATAATGaagcaagaaaagaaaatatatacacTGCTTTAAACTTTCATTCATAGTTTATTGAAATTGTATCTATGTTGTATAGCAGGGGTCTTCCACTCCAGGCCTCGAGATCCACTATCCTAAAGAGTTTGGCTACAATCCGGATTAAACACCCCTACCTGCAATTTTCTTAGGAAtcttgaagaccttgattagcttgttcaggtgtttgattagagttgaagctaaactctgcaggaaagtggatcttgagGTCTAGAGCTGAGACTCAGACTCTTCTATTGTATTCACTTGTCTTCCTGGTATCattgtattatgtattatgaTCTAACATTCGATCACATCATCCTCCCCTATTCCCTGtagaaaaacatgacaaaacacatGAGTCAACAGTCTTTTATTGGTACAAAAAAACAAGAGAAGACTACAAAAAAAGGCCTCAACCGATCATGAATTTCATGAAACTTTAACAAATTAAATGATAAACGTCCTCCCAAAAGATCACAACTTCCTTGAACACATTGCCACATGACTCTCTTCCACCAAGCTCCATAATCCTCTCATTTGTTTGTTCCTCAATCTTCTCCTCCTAATGCAATGAGTCTTTTATTTAGACCCTGTGGACAGCAGAGCGATCAGACCTGAAGAGGCACTAATCGACAGAATGTAGTTCCTGTGACAGACACATAAAGTCAAAGTTAAACATAAATAGGCTTCAACAGACACAAAGAGTAAATATTGCCATAAACATACACTGTTGGATTGAAGTTCTTCAGCAAGAAGAAAGAGGCAACGATGACAATCAAGAGGAACAGAGTGTTGTTGTAAAAGATGGAAAACGTGGTGGCCTCGTAATCGGCAACCTCATTCTTCTTCCACAGGATCCTGCATCAAAGACTCACTGTCAGCCACAAAGTACATGTTCTGTGCCATATTTAAGACAGCAGATCAACAGGATACATATGACGTGGTGAATTCAATCCTCGTCTTAAATAATCAccagtgtttacatttttatctaaaatcaaaactattaaaaatcgtTTCCGGTaactgaaataaatctgaaatagaaATGCTGCCTTGAGTACTTCAACTGAAATAAACTCAAGTACTAGaactactaaaactgaaaaaaataaataaaataataataatttaaaggtcctatgacatgaaaatttcactttctgaggttttttaacattaatatgacttcccgtagcatgtatgtggtccccaagtttctaaaaaattttaatcggtgtaaatcgagattttactatctttctctgcctttgagaaaacggaagctcaaacgggctgatctggaatctcctctttgtgacgttgtaaagagaaatgttacctcccctttctctgctttgcctgcccaaatatttacatataattcagtcgcaatgtcaggacaggcgttacaaacagacttttatgatatggattcgacagcaccagcacaaacagtgagtaacagtgttcattaaagcctgatctgtgatcagtgatttctgatgtgtagttaatcattcaagttcacacagactttctttctaaatcgtttaatattgtttatgcatcagtgaatcaagccagtgactaaacgatcaacttcacgttgtttctcttagtagcatgaaacaaatctattatttaaattgtgatttaactacagagagcgatcaaagaacgctcccttttttccggagctgtcacacatcgcgagtatgtctgcacacttgcctaaactgccgttacaatgaatgacgctgttatgctgcacaacggagctcttactgtattcatgtgtttgctgttagttgtggtgaaagcattttgtgaaagaaaacgtgttgcaataatgacgagatcactgcattcacgcgataaacagactctgtctactcaatactcatcactgcagcctttcatgtgatgggaaaagatcgaaaaaataattatataatcaacaaatccacgatttgttaatctcgacagctgtagtatatatatatatatatatatatatatatatatatatatatttatttatttgagaggggtccacatgtaatacgcatttcaaatgcaaagatgtcagccaatcacaacagttgtcgtttactcggagtctcacagcagacacgccccttcaaacagagcattcaagccagagggctaatatcaggatataaaaaatgctttttatttctaaattttaaatgtaaaaatcatactaacaatataagtacacctaaggaaacattaaaaagcatttaaagaaaaggaaataatccatgtcatgggacctttaagaaatACACCTAAAGAAAGCTATATAGAAAAAGAATAAactaagaaaacaaaacaaaaattaaaataaaagctatttaaaataatgaacaCTATATAAATATTAAGATTTTACCGATAAAAGCTGACAAACCCattcaaatatattataattacaacTAGCATACCTCTCGTCCTTCTCTTTGCGGGACATTTTGCGGTTGTCAGCCTCAGAGAGCTTGCGGGTCACTTCCTTGGACACGGCGTCTTCCCGTTTCTGAGCGACCCTGAAAGTAGAGTTCCACAACATCAATTCAGTCTTCCATTAAAGTTGCCTGAAGCCACAATGGTCTTGGAAAGACAGAGAAAAGAATGCATTGAAACAATGTGCGAGGTTTAGGGATTCTCACTTGTGCTTGAGGACAAATTTGACGTTCTTGTAAGCAAAGGCCACCAGGTAGGTGCTGACTAGAGTCATGACTGCATACAGCACTGCAGACTGGACCAAATCCATGTGCCAGATCCTCCAAAACAGCCctgatacaaaataaaaaatttaagtatATGCAAAAACAAGGTGAGAgcaaaataatttgtaatgaaaCAATAACAGTGGTCATCAGAGAGaccagaagagaagagaagagaagagaagagaagagaagagaagagaagagaagagaagagaagagaagagaagagaagagaagagaagagaagagaagagaagagaagagaagagaagagaagagaagagaagagaagagaagagaagagaagagaagagaagttcCTACTAATGAGACCTCATCTGTTCCTACTATGAGGAACTTACAGATGGGGATTGCGGACACGATTAGCGCATTGCCGTAGAATAGCGCCGTGGATTTGGCCGACAGGTTCCTGCTGAAGTCCTGCAGGAGGAGATCCTCCTCTGACTGCTGTTTGTTGCCGGCTTTGGGTGCCATGTCTTCCCTCTGCGCTCCTCTCCGATTCTTGGCTTGAGTGAAAAGAGAGACACGTAACGTTACGTGATCCCAATGGATGCAGCGCTTACGCCGCGTCAGCACAGCCAGTGACGTAGAATTAATGCGCGCAGAGGCAGCGCTCAAGGAGTCTCACGGAGCTGCTGCCTTCTAGTGTCTGGGAGGAGCAACCGTATTCACAAGAAAGGTTATCcaaaaaattgtatttcttatttactCTTAGTAAATTATcagatctgtatttttttttcttttgcatcttGCCATAATAAAACAGCTCAAACGCCAaaacgatatatatatagattttacagttttttttttactattacttacacacaaaaatgaatttttttgtgACCTTACATTCGAGGAGCAAAGCTGCAGCCCAGATGTGCACAACTATAAGCACATTCTCAGCCTctcactttttgcaaaacactaaACAAACTTCTTTGCTATTTAAAGACACAAAATACTACATATATGAACCTATTCTGAACCACTTAGACAATGCTGGACCCAATCTTAAacacttttaacatttttatttttgatacagtgtttttttattattgttatttttttaaggttttgaataacatgggggtaagtgattaatgacaaaattttcattttggggtgcagTATCCCCTTAACTAGCAGTTATCTAAATGGTGTTTATCATTCAGCTTACATGGTTTGGTTCACACTTCACACGTATTTCTACACTACATGTGCACgataaatgaaatgaatgagtgtttttttattatctgcTGCACTGAGGGGAAAGACTGTGTGTTGTGTATTTTTGAGAGATGTATTTGATGTGTTTTCAATTGTATCAAGATAGCACACGTACTTCTGCAAGACGTCTGTTAAAGATCTATTGATCTGTATAGCATCTGCTGTCTACAAAAGTCTGACAGAcatctttcagatgtcagttttgcatacattccaaatcataaacatcttataaacatctaatagatatctatttgacatctaaaaggaaacgtcctatagatgtattgcagatgagcaaacactctaaaaaatacgtcttgcagatgtaaatgcacacGTCAAATAGAAATCTCTGAAATGTATGTGTGCTATCAGGTATATGTCATACATTAACCATGCACATGCTCTCAGGGTTCTTCTCCCAAACCTCATTATGAGCTTGCACTCCTAGATCCTCTGGAGAAATTGATGTCtatttactttatttgaaattaacTTGAAACCATCATGTGATTACACAGCTAATTCAGGCTGTTTGTAAAAGAGAAAAGTTTATATAGGATTTTAGACAGACAAATTGTCCAAATATCTATTTAAGATATAATTAGATAGGAATatgaatatttgtttatatatatatagagagagagagacagagagagagagaaaccctaaaccaactacAAATGTTAAGTTCTACATACAGTTTTgctctataatatttttattatttttgtttaaaaaaaaaaaagttaccgcactaacatttattttaaaagttattttaaaaatgaattcaaaataaGGCTTGCATACACTAATTGTAACTGAAATGCATATTATGCATTAAAATTCTAATTTGAAATTCTGGCATGCACTAGCatcatacatattttatttagtatGACAATAGCACcatacatttgtatttaaattttgtccaaaagtcttggtcTTATCTAACAACCAAATCTTTCCCATATTACAAATGGGTCACTAATGACCTCTTTTGTACCAGCTGTAATAGCTCATATCACAAGTCCGTATCAATAGATCACATCTGTAATAATAGCTCATATAAGATAATCTTGAAAGCTATTATATAAGCTTATCATATAAGATAATTTCATTATGTGTccgtatatatattatgtgtccgtatatatattatatatatatagtactgtgcAAAAATCTTAGCCCACCtttattttcaccaaaaaaaaaaaaaataaaacaataaatgtttttaagtcagttatttctatgttttgctgtagtatgtcagtagtgaatatcagtttacatttccaaacattatttttacacagatctgatctcatcatcatccagtctgtgtggaataacatgaagaaacagataaaaaaaactgaGACTGACTCAGTcgagaagaactgtggcaatgtctccgaaatgcttcaagaaacctgcaaagctacagtactgtgcaacgTTTTAGGCATTTGTGCAAAAATGCTGTAAATTGAGGATACggtcaaaaataatgtcataaatagattttattaattaacttctattaatttaattcaattcaatcagcattggtgtgaccacactatgcgttaaaaaaagcttttgtcttaGTTGCACTTGCGCACTATTTTTCAGGTAgcttgcaggtaggtttcttgaagtgttttggagacattgccacagttcttctgattgagtctgtctcagtttgttctgtttcttcatgttaatcCAAACAGactgatgagatcagatctctgtgtggagcactggctgttgtcagagtCCTTGTGCAAACAATTCTCACTTGATTATTAcagttaatggcaaaaataatgtttggaaatgtaaactgatatttactactgacacaatacaacaaaaaatagaaataactgacttaaaaccatttattgttggtgaaaatactagtggcataaggcttttgcacagtactgtgtgtgtgtgtatatatatatatatatatatatatatgtatgtggcGGGGCGGTGTAATTTTTGAAACACAAGAGCAAGTTTTTATTCCCTAATAAATAAagtccgactacgccaccctagGGATTAGCCCCAGGGAAAATACTCAAACAATGAGCACAGCACACAGGTTCGGTTCCCTCATAGAATTAGGCAAGAGACGGgagtaatacaaaaatacaaatgtttattaatagaaaaatactttaaaatgttggACACTGAAACCCACTTTAAActaaacaatgagaaaaaccatgcaaaaacaaactaaataccGGCAGGCCTGAGGCTCCCAACGGCAGGAAGCAACATAGAGTTTGAT is a window from the Carassius carassius chromosome 13, fCarCar2.1, whole genome shotgun sequence genome containing:
- the ssr3 gene encoding translocon-associated protein subunit gamma, coding for MAPKAGNKQQSEEDLLLQDFSRNLSAKSTALFYGNALIVSAIPIWLFWRIWHMDLVQSAVLYAVMTLVSTYLVAFAYKNVKFVLKHKVAQKREDAVSKEVTRKLSEADNRKMSRKEKDERILWKKNEVADYEATTFSIFYNNTLFLLIVIVASFFLLKNFNPTVNYILSISASSGLIALLSTGSK